The window TGATGACAAGGCTTAGACTAGACTTGCAATTTTTCGCAGGTGAAAAAACAGAAAAAGCAACGCCGAAAAAGAGACAAGATTCACGTAAAAAAGGTCAGGTTGCCAAAAGTACCGACGTCAATACAGCCATCTCATTTCTATTAATCTTTTTATCATTCTTTTTTATTGGGCCTTTTATGAAAGAGCGTATTATTGCGCTCATTGAACGTTTTTATTCAACAACCATGCTAATGAAGGTTAGCACATCTAATATTCATCAACTATTCGTGGAATTGCTTCAGGAAACAGGGCTCCTTCTCATGCCAATCCTTGGTGTTGGTATGCTGGCAGGCGTCATCAGTAACTATTTACAAGTTGGCTTTCTCTTTTCAACAGAAGTCATCAAACCGAAATTAGAAAAGCTAGATCCTATCAAAGGTTTTAAACGGATATACAGTATTCGAGCCCTCGTAGAGCTATTAAAATCTATTTTGAAAATTGGTTTTGTTGGTTTTGCGACATTTATTGCACTTTGGATGCACTTTGATGAAATTCTGCGGCTTCCTTTATTAACAGCAGAGGAAACCCTTCATTTCGTCGCAAATATGACCTTGATTATGGGTCTATATGCAGCAGGCGCTCTAATGGTCTTAGCAGGGCTTGATTATATGTATCAGAAATTTGATTATGAAAAAAACTTGCGGATGTCCAAACAAGACATTAAAGATGAGTATAAAAAATCTGAGGGTGACCCGCTCATAAAATCAAAGATTAAACAGCGCCAGCGGGAAATGGCCATGAGACGGATGATGCAGGAAGTCCCAAAAGCGGACGTCATCATTACAAACCCAACCCACTATGCAATTGCTTTAAAATATGACGAAGAAAAGATGGACGCGCCCTTTGTTGTGGCAAAGGGAACAGATATTTTGGCTTTGAAAATTAGAACGATTGCGAAAGAGCACGATATCATGACCGTAGAAAACCGGCCGCTCGCTCGTGCACTATATGATCAGGTCGACATCGACCAAGCGGTGCCAGAGGAATACTTTAAGGCGATCGCAGAAATTTTAGCTTACGTATATAAAACGAAACAAAAGATTTTATGAATTTTTGGTTTTAAAAGGAGAGAACAGGCATGGCAGCAAGAGATTTATCTGTTTTATTCAGTGTTATTTTAATTGTGGCGATGCTGGTCATACCATTTCCGCCAATGCTATTAAGTATTTTAATCATTATTAATATATCTCTTGCGCTTATCGTGCTTCTCACCACAATGAACATGCAAGAACCACTGCAATTTTCAATATTTCCATCATTGCTTTTGCTCTTAACGCTGTTCCGCTTAGGGCTTAACATCTCTACAACACGATCTATCCTATCAACTGGAGACGCTGGAAAGGTTGTAGAAACGTTTGGTTCATTTGTTGTTGGAGGAAATATACTCGTTGGTCTGGTGGTCTTCCTTATTCTGATCATCATTCAATTTGTTGTCATTACCAAAGGGGCTGAGCGTGTTTCAGAGGTTGCGGCAAGATTTACCCTCGATGCGATGCCAGGGAAACAAATGAGTATTGATGCAGATTTAAATGCAGGGATGCTGACAGAAAGTGAAGCGAGAAATCGCCGTGAAAAAGTAGCGAGAGAAGCAGACTTTTATGGTGCGATGGATGGGGCAAGTAAGTTCGTCAAAGGAGATGCCATCGCAGGTATTATCATCGTCATTATTAATATTATTTTTGGGATTATTATTGGGATGCTTCAGCAAGGAATGTCGATTCAAGAATCAGCTTCCCACTTTACATTATTAACGGTAGGAGACGGGATTGTTTCACAAATTCCTGCACTTCTCATTTCAACAGCGACAGGGATTGTCGTCACAAGGGCTGCTTCTAATGGGAACCTTGGGTCAGATATCACTGAACAGCTGTTTGCATTCCCAGCTATGCTTTACGTCACAGCAGGTACGATCTTCCTTCTTGGGTTGTTTACTCCAATCGGCGTACTTTTGACAGGACCGATCGCAGGTTTACTTGCCCTCGGTGCATACTTGATGTCAAAAAACAAACAGGATCAAGAAGAAATAGAAGAGGTACTAGAGGAACAGGCAGAGGTAGAAGAGATGAAAAGTCCAGAAAGTGTCATTCACCTTCTCCAAATGGATGCCATTGAATTTGAGTTTGGCTATGGCTTGATTCCGCTAGCCGATGCAAATCAAGGCGGTGACCTGTTAGACCGAATTGTGATGATCCGAAGGCAGCTTGCCCTTGAACTAGGTCTTGTGATTCCAGTTGTCCGAATTCGAGACAACATTGCACTTAACCCAAATGAATATCGACTCAAAATAAAAGGGAACGAAGTGGCAAAAGGCGAGCTGCTGCTTGATCACTACTTAGCGATGTCTCCTACGCCTGATGATGATCCGATTGAAGGAATTGAAACAATCGAGCCATCCTTTGGTCTTCCGGCTAAATGGATCTCAGAAGCAGAAAAAGATCAGGCTGAGATGCTCGGCTATACGGTTGTAGATCCTGCATCTGTTGTGTCTACTCACATCACAGAGAAGATTAGACAAAACACACACGAACTGCTCGGACGTCAAGAAACGAAGCAATTAATCGATCATCTGAAAGAAAGTTATCCTGTGTTAGTGGATGAGGTGACCCCAAATCCACTAGCTGTTGGTGATATTCAAAAAGTGTTGGCAAAACTGTTGAAAGAAAAGGTTTCTATTCGAAATCTTGTCACCATTTTTGAGACGCTTGCAGACTACGGAAAATTAACGACGGATACAGATTTGTTAACAGAGTATGTCAGACAGGCGCTGGCAAGACAGATTACCGCACAATATGCAAGAGAAAATGAATCGCTCAAAGTCGTGACATGCTCAGGCCGAGTGGAAAAGGTGATTGCTGACAGCGTACAGCAGACAGAGCATGGCAACTACTTATCATTAGATCCAGAATCCTCTGAAAGTGTGATTCAATCAGTGGCGAGAGAAATTGAACAGCTTTCGCTTCGTCAGGAAACGCCGGTTCTATTGTGCTCACCTCCTATAAGAATGTACGTCAAGCAGCTGTTAGAAAGATATTTCCCGGATTTACCGGTACTATCTTATAACGAACTAGAAGCAAATGTGGAAGTACAGAGCATCGGAGTGGTGGATATCTAATGAAAATGAAAAAAATCACAGCGAATTCAATGCAGGAAGCAACGATTCAAATTAGGCAGCAGCTTGGGAAGGATGCCGTCATTTTAAATTCCAAAACCGTTGTGAAACGAAAGCTATTCGGTTTAAAGAAACAGCAAATGGTTGAAGTAATAGCTGTGCTGGATCAAGATTTTGAAGAAAGAGCGGGTAAAGGTGGACATCCTGCGCCTCCTCTTCAAGTATTTCCGAAAAAGGAGCAGGTGCAACACCGGCCTGAAGAGCCATCCTTTGCTCCTGAGGCATTGAAACCAGTACCTTCTCATACTCAGCCTTTAGAATATGCGAGGAATGAGCGGCATGCTGGTATTCTGCCCGATCCTCTCATGGCAATCGATCAAAAGCTTAAGGATCAAGGTCTTGATGATTCAATTCGAGACGAATGCCTAAAAGGTCTTTTAACGAAGGGTGCTGTCAAGGAAGATCAAATTCAAAAAGAACTTGAACAACTGCTGACAGGTATGCTGCCGGCTCATACCTCTGATGAGCCGATGATTCGTTCAAAATACATTGTGCTGTTTGGTTCAACTGGGGCTGGTAAAACAACAACAATTGCAAAGCTGGCTGCCAAAACTGCCATTCAGAAGCAAAAGAAAATCGCTTTTATTACAACAGATACGTACCGAATTGCAGCGATCGAACAACTGAAAACATACGCGGAACTGCTCAATGCACCGCTTGAGGTTTGTTATTCGAGAGAGGATTTTGTGAAAGCTCAAGAGACCTTTAAAGAGTATGATCATATTTTCGTAGACACAGCCGGTCGTAACTTTAAAGAAGAAGCGTATATCAAAGAGCTGACAGACATTATTCCATTTGATGAAAGCTTTCAAAGTTTCCTAGTGATGAGTGCGACCTCGAAGTATCAGGACATGAGAGCCATGGTTAAACGATTTGAACACGTTCCAATCGACCAATTCATTTTTACAAAGGTAGATGAAACAGACACGATGGGAACAATCTTTCAAATCATTACAGACTCTCAAATCGGACTTGGCTTTTTAACAAATGGTCAAAATGTACCTGAGGATATTCTTGAGGGCTCTCCTCTTGAATTAACAAGGATGGTCTTACAATGATGAAGCCCGACCAAGCAGAAGGTTTAAGAAAGCTCGTTCAGCAGAATCAAACGATTACACCAGCTCCTCTTGGTATAAGCAAACAGGCAAAAACCATTGCTGTCATGAGCGGTAAAGGCGGAGTAGGAAAATCAAATTTGACGCTGAATATGGCACTGTCTATCGCAAATGCAGGCAAGCGAGTGTTAGTCATCGACCTTGATTTTGGTATGGGGAATATTGATATTTTACTAGGAAAAACATCGACTAGCTCTATATTAGATGTTCTTGTCAGGAAGGAATCTATCCGAGCAGCTATGACACAAGGAACGAACAACCTTTATTACATTTCTGGCGGAAGCGGACTTGAACAGCTGTTTTCTTTAGATAAAGATCAATGGTCGTTCTTTCTAGAGGAAATGGAAAGAATGATCTACGACTTTGATTGTATCTTCTTTGATATGGGTGCCGGCTTGTCAAAAGATCAACTGCCTTTTGTTTTATCAGCAGGAGAAGTTGTGGTTGTGACAACGCCAGAACCAACATCGATCATGGATGCTTACAGCGCAATTAAACACTTAGCTATTCATCAGTTTGAACAATCTGTGCAAATCATTGTCAACCGGTGTAAAACCTCGTCAGAAGGGTCTGAAACCTACCGGAAATTAGCAGGAGTGGTCACATCATTTCTACACAGAAAACTAGTATTTGCTGGTGCTGTGCCAGATGATCCTGCGGTTCCTAAAGCAGTGGCTGAACAAATTCCATTTTATATCAAGCAGCCTCACTCAAGGCTGAGTAAAACGATCAAGATGCTGGCAGAAACACTTTATCAACAGCAGATAAGAGAGGCACAGAGAGAGCAGCATACGTTTATAGATAAGTTGTCCTCTTTTTTTAAAAGGAGGAAGGTGGACTCATGATTAGAGTGCTTGTAGTAGATGACTCGGCCTTTATGCGAAAGCTCATTAGTGATTTCCTAAGTGCCGAGCAAGAAATAGAAGTCGTCGGAACGGCGCGAAATGGGGAAGATGCCTTAAAACGGATCAAGGAACTGAATCCAGATGTTGTCACACTAGATGTAGAAATGCCTGTTTTAAATGGAACAGAAGCATTAAAACAAATTCTGGCTGAACACGACCTTGCCGTGATTATGGTGTCAAGCCAGACAAAGCAAGGGAAAGATTTAACCATCCATTGCTTAGAACTTGGTGCGTTTGACTTTGTGACAAAACCTTCAGGAAGTATTTCCCTCGATTTGCACAAAGTAAGAGGCCAAATTGTAGAGCGGGTGCTTGCGGCAGGGA is drawn from Bacillus pumilus and contains these coding sequences:
- the flhB gene encoding flagellar biosynthesis protein FlhB, with amino-acid sequence MMTRLRLDLQFFAGEKTEKATPKKRQDSRKKGQVAKSTDVNTAISFLLIFLSFFFIGPFMKERIIALIERFYSTTMLMKVSTSNIHQLFVELLQETGLLLMPILGVGMLAGVISNYLQVGFLFSTEVIKPKLEKLDPIKGFKRIYSIRALVELLKSILKIGFVGFATFIALWMHFDEILRLPLLTAEETLHFVANMTLIMGLYAAGALMVLAGLDYMYQKFDYEKNLRMSKQDIKDEYKKSEGDPLIKSKIKQRQREMAMRRMMQEVPKADVIITNPTHYAIALKYDEEKMDAPFVVAKGTDILALKIRTIAKEHDIMTVENRPLARALYDQVDIDQAVPEEYFKAIAEILAYVYKTKQKIL
- the flhA gene encoding flagellar biosynthesis protein FlhA; protein product: MAARDLSVLFSVILIVAMLVIPFPPMLLSILIIINISLALIVLLTTMNMQEPLQFSIFPSLLLLLTLFRLGLNISTTRSILSTGDAGKVVETFGSFVVGGNILVGLVVFLILIIIQFVVITKGAERVSEVAARFTLDAMPGKQMSIDADLNAGMLTESEARNRREKVAREADFYGAMDGASKFVKGDAIAGIIIVIINIIFGIIIGMLQQGMSIQESASHFTLLTVGDGIVSQIPALLISTATGIVVTRAASNGNLGSDITEQLFAFPAMLYVTAGTIFLLGLFTPIGVLLTGPIAGLLALGAYLMSKNKQDQEEIEEVLEEQAEVEEMKSPESVIHLLQMDAIEFEFGYGLIPLADANQGGDLLDRIVMIRRQLALELGLVIPVVRIRDNIALNPNEYRLKIKGNEVAKGELLLDHYLAMSPTPDDDPIEGIETIEPSFGLPAKWISEAEKDQAEMLGYTVVDPASVVSTHITEKIRQNTHELLGRQETKQLIDHLKESYPVLVDEVTPNPLAVGDIQKVLAKLLKEKVSIRNLVTIFETLADYGKLTTDTDLLTEYVRQALARQITAQYARENESLKVVTCSGRVEKVIADSVQQTEHGNYLSLDPESSESVIQSVAREIEQLSLRQETPVLLCSPPIRMYVKQLLERYFPDLPVLSYNELEANVEVQSIGVVDI
- the flhF gene encoding flagellar biosynthesis protein FlhF; its protein translation is MKMKKITANSMQEATIQIRQQLGKDAVILNSKTVVKRKLFGLKKQQMVEVIAVLDQDFEERAGKGGHPAPPLQVFPKKEQVQHRPEEPSFAPEALKPVPSHTQPLEYARNERHAGILPDPLMAIDQKLKDQGLDDSIRDECLKGLLTKGAVKEDQIQKELEQLLTGMLPAHTSDEPMIRSKYIVLFGSTGAGKTTTIAKLAAKTAIQKQKKIAFITTDTYRIAAIEQLKTYAELLNAPLEVCYSREDFVKAQETFKEYDHIFVDTAGRNFKEEAYIKELTDIIPFDESFQSFLVMSATSKYQDMRAMVKRFEHVPIDQFIFTKVDETDTMGTIFQIITDSQIGLGFLTNGQNVPEDILEGSPLELTRMVLQ
- a CDS encoding MinD/ParA family protein; translated protein: MMKPDQAEGLRKLVQQNQTITPAPLGISKQAKTIAVMSGKGGVGKSNLTLNMALSIANAGKRVLVIDLDFGMGNIDILLGKTSTSSILDVLVRKESIRAAMTQGTNNLYYISGGSGLEQLFSLDKDQWSFFLEEMERMIYDFDCIFFDMGAGLSKDQLPFVLSAGEVVVVTTPEPTSIMDAYSAIKHLAIHQFEQSVQIIVNRCKTSSEGSETYRKLAGVVTSFLHRKLVFAGAVPDDPAVPKAVAEQIPFYIKQPHSRLSKTIKMLAETLYQQQIREAQREQHTFIDKLSSFFKRRKVDS